Proteins from a single region of Allocatelliglobosispora scoriae:
- a CDS encoding ferredoxin yields the protein MSEVPAMRVEVDREACCGSGNCVMAAPDVFDQHESDGLVVLLLPEPPPELHDAVRQAVHLCPAGAITVAG from the coding sequence GTGAGCGAGGTGCCCGCGATGCGCGTCGAGGTCGACCGGGAAGCCTGCTGCGGCTCGGGCAACTGCGTGATGGCCGCGCCGGACGTCTTCGACCAGCACGAATCGGACGGGCTCGTCGTGCTGCTCCTGCCCGAGCCGCCGCCGGAGCTGCACGACGCGGTCCGCCAGGCCGTGCACCTCTGCCCGGCGGGAGCGATCACCGTGGCCGGGTGA
- a CDS encoding toll/interleukin-1 receptor domain-containing protein, giving the protein MDVYRGGYVSRVRRAVVVAVAGGAVGGAAWWPLSRWGFGGGSTLAATLLLSLGVMLGLAVLLRRRPTPGDRGAAEPSEPGGHLFLSYSHADAADYVRRLAQVLTDAGVLVWFDSRIVSGDRWTRMIQSRIDSCAAVVAVMTPMGAESTWVEREITHAEQAGKPIFPLLLAGRGFFSLAHIQYHDVTGGQLPPEALIAKLRALAPLSAGPAPIGPRPRPLRDRVRPFGLAASALLLVASLAVVVLSVPDAPPRDRATTPAPKGSVSMRSVSLTNHAGTVFGVAFSPDGRTMASASADKTVIVWDVADPARPSPLATLRGHTDTVLSVAFSPDRRTMASASADKSVILWDVTDRGKPVRLGAATGHTDVVYSVAFSPDGLTMATTGVDRTVILWNVAAPAQPVRLATLTGHKDLVWSVAFSPDRATMATASTDKTVILWDVANPAKPSRLTTLTGHAAWVFTVAFSPVGSTMATTSGDKSVILWDVTDPAHPVRRAGLADHTNTVLSAAFSPDGRLLATTGYDKLVILWDVTNPAAPIRRATFTEHSNWVAAVAFSSNGGALASAGYDQSIVVRSPVS; this is encoded by the coding sequence ATGGACGTGTACCGAGGGGGATATGTGAGCCGGGTGCGTCGCGCGGTGGTCGTGGCCGTCGCAGGTGGGGCGGTCGGGGGCGCGGCGTGGTGGCCGCTGTCCCGGTGGGGATTCGGCGGCGGCAGCACCCTCGCGGCGACGCTGCTCCTCTCGCTCGGCGTGATGCTGGGGCTCGCCGTGCTCCTCCGGCGACGGCCGACCCCCGGCGACCGCGGCGCCGCCGAGCCGTCGGAGCCCGGCGGCCACCTGTTCCTCAGCTACAGCCATGCCGACGCGGCCGACTACGTGCGGCGGCTCGCGCAGGTCCTCACCGACGCGGGCGTCCTGGTGTGGTTCGACAGCCGGATCGTGTCGGGCGACCGGTGGACCCGGATGATCCAGTCGCGGATCGACTCCTGCGCGGCGGTCGTCGCGGTCATGACGCCGATGGGCGCCGAGTCCACCTGGGTGGAGCGCGAGATCACGCACGCGGAGCAGGCGGGCAAGCCGATCTTCCCGCTGCTGCTCGCCGGTCGTGGGTTCTTCAGCCTCGCCCACATCCAGTACCACGATGTCACCGGCGGGCAGCTGCCGCCGGAGGCGTTGATCGCGAAACTCCGTGCCCTGGCGCCCCTGTCCGCCGGGCCCGCTCCCATCGGGCCCCGCCCCCGTCCGCTGCGCGACCGGGTGCGGCCCTTCGGCCTGGCCGCGTCCGCGCTGCTCCTCGTGGCGTCACTCGCCGTCGTCGTGCTCTCCGTCCCCGACGCGCCGCCGCGAGACCGGGCCACGACGCCGGCGCCGAAGGGCTCGGTGTCGATGCGATCGGTGAGCCTCACCAATCACGCGGGCACGGTCTTCGGCGTGGCGTTCAGTCCGGACGGCAGGACGATGGCCTCGGCGAGCGCGGACAAGACCGTGATCGTGTGGGACGTGGCCGACCCCGCGCGACCCAGCCCGCTGGCGACCCTGCGGGGGCACACCGACACGGTGCTCTCCGTGGCGTTCAGCCCCGACCGCCGGACGATGGCCTCGGCGAGCGCGGACAAGTCGGTGATCCTCTGGGACGTCACCGATCGCGGGAAGCCGGTCCGGCTCGGTGCCGCGACCGGGCACACCGACGTGGTCTACTCCGTCGCGTTCAGCCCGGACGGCCTGACCATGGCGACGACGGGCGTCGACCGCACGGTGATCCTGTGGAACGTCGCCGCTCCGGCACAGCCGGTCCGGCTCGCGACGCTGACCGGGCACAAGGACCTCGTGTGGTCGGTGGCGTTCAGCCCGGACCGCGCGACGATGGCGACGGCCAGCACCGACAAGACGGTGATCCTCTGGGACGTCGCCAACCCCGCGAAACCGTCCCGGCTGACGACCCTCACCGGCCACGCCGCCTGGGTCTTCACGGTGGCGTTCAGCCCGGTCGGCAGCACGATGGCGACGACGAGCGGCGACAAGTCGGTGATCCTGTGGGATGTCACCGACCCGGCCCATCCGGTGCGGCGGGCCGGCCTCGCCGACCACACCAACACGGTTCTCTCGGCGGCTTTCAGCCCCGACGGCAGGCTCCTGGCCACGACGGGGTACGACAAGCTGGTGATCCTGTGGGATGTCACCAACCCGGCCGCCCCGATCCGGCGGGCGACCTTCACCGAGCACTCGAACTGGGTCGCCGCCGTGGCGTTCAGCTCGAACGGCGGGGCCCTCGCCAGCGCCGGTTACGACCAGTCGATCGTCGTGCGGAGCCCGGTCTCCTAG
- a CDS encoding inositol monophosphatase family protein, producing MSQTDHDLAIAAAEAGADVVRALYGESIARFEKEPGDFATAADLESEQVIIEMLRGARPGDAVLGEESGHTPGTSNDRTWLVDPLCGTANYAARTPLVSVNVALRWGGEITAAASADPFADELFWTGGGPAYLRRDGMDEPLTPSPVTRLVDINVDPPVPNSPAFLAADLLADPAFTARFQPRVVSTTLAVAWVAAGRRAAYVTDGDLRDSVHFAPGIALCRAAGCVVTGLQGQPLHTGVGGLVAAADAETHAALIEIIGAHFARSR from the coding sequence ATGTCGCAGACCGATCACGACCTCGCCATCGCCGCGGCCGAGGCGGGTGCCGACGTCGTCCGCGCCCTCTACGGCGAGTCGATCGCCCGCTTCGAGAAGGAGCCCGGCGACTTCGCCACCGCCGCCGACCTGGAGTCGGAGCAGGTCATCATCGAGATGCTGCGGGGCGCCCGGCCCGGCGACGCCGTGCTCGGCGAGGAGAGCGGGCACACCCCCGGCACCTCGAACGACCGCACCTGGCTCGTCGACCCGCTCTGCGGCACCGCCAACTACGCCGCGCGCACGCCGCTCGTCTCGGTCAACGTCGCGCTGCGCTGGGGCGGGGAGATCACCGCCGCCGCGAGCGCCGACCCCTTCGCGGACGAGCTCTTCTGGACCGGCGGCGGCCCCGCCTACCTCCGCCGCGACGGCATGGACGAGCCGCTCACGCCGTCACCGGTGACGCGGCTCGTCGACATCAACGTCGACCCGCCCGTCCCCAACAGCCCGGCCTTCCTCGCCGCCGACCTGCTCGCCGACCCCGCGTTCACGGCGCGGTTCCAGCCCCGGGTCGTCTCCACGACGCTCGCGGTGGCGTGGGTGGCGGCCGGGCGGCGGGCGGCGTACGTCACCGATGGCGACCTGCGCGACAGCGTTCACTTCGCGCCGGGGATCGCGCTCTGCCGGGCCGCCGGGTGCGTGGTGACCGGCCTGCAGGGCCAGCCGCTGCACACCGGTGTCGGCGGTCTCGTCGCGGCGGCGGACGCCGAGACGCACGCCGCACTGATCGAGATCATCGGCGCGCACTTCGCCCGCTCCCGTTAG